TTGTTACAACGACAGAAGAACCTATTTCGAAGAAGGTCGAAGAAGATCACATCAAAGCCGCACGTTCTCCTTTATTAATGACTAATGTTCCAAAATTGGTAGTAGAAGAACTTGACAAAGATTTCGAGACCAATGAATCCGAAAGTTTATTACCGATAGAAAATGCATTGCAGAAAACCCTTGAGGAACAATTTAAGAAACAACTACACAGTATTGACACTGATATGAATTTTGTCACAACGACAGAAGAACCTAATTCGAAGAAGGTCGAAGGAGATCACATCAAAGCCGCACGTTCTCCTTTATTAATGACTAATGTTCCAAAATTGGTAGTAGAAGAACTTGAGAAAGATTTCGAGACCAATGAATCCGAAAGTTTATTACCGATAGAAAATGCATTGCAGAAAACCCTTGAGGAACAATTTAAGAAACAATTACACAGTATTGAAACTGATATGAATTTTGTTACAACGACAGAAGAACCTAATTCGAAGAAGGTCGAAGAAGATCACATCAAAGCCGCACGTTCTCCTTTATTAGTGACTAATGTTCCAAAATTACTAGTAGAAGAAATTGAGAAAGATTTCGAGACCAATTATTCCGAAAGTTTATCCCAGATAGAAAATGCATTCGATAAAATCCTTGacgaattatttaataaacaacTACACAGTGGTGAAACTAATATGAATTTTGACACAACGAGAAAAGAACCTAATTTGGAGAAGGTCGAAGAAGACCACATTAGAGCCAAACATTCTCCTTTATTAGTGACTAGTGTTCCAAGATTGGTAGTAGAAGAACTTGAGAAAGATTTGGAGACCAATGAATCCGAAGATACTAATCCTGATTCATCCAAGTCGGAAGATACTAATTCTGATTCATCCAAATCAGAAGAACCAAGTCTGGTATGGAATTTTGGTTTCCTTCCATTCCCgaacatttataatattaaagcACAATCAGAATCGAGCCCGAATGACAGCGACAAATCGGAGAGTACAGAAATTGTAGAAGAACTTTTAGAAATGGATAACCATAGAGCAACAGATGGTATTGACAAAGAGACCGCTGTCTTAATAGACCAGATATTGTTGTCATTAATATTACAGGAAGCTCGTCGCGACGGCCAAATAATGAACATTTCAGAAGATGACATGAACCCTAAACTTCAGGACTCGACGTTTGGCGAACAGTTCTATGGCATGGATGGAGACGATACACGTCTAATGACATCATTTCAAACCGATTCTGGAAGCGAAGATTGGAAAGATGATTCTGTTTACGATGATATCATCATTAATCGAAGTGTTCGTGAAAATACGAACGACAGAACACCAGGAGATTTTAATGAACAAAATCATGAATTCACTCCGATGATTGGAGGTGATTTTATTGAAGTAAATCCAAATACGAATGTCGATGACATACAAGCTGTTATAAGAAGTTACTTAAATTCAAAGCAAGGCGAAGTTGGAAGgggtgaaatattttcatttccagATGCTAAATCTGGGGAAACTGCGAAACAGAATTTTGAACCAGACATGTCTTCGTGGATATCTGGGACAGACGAAGTATACGATCCACCGGTATTCACTGGGGCAGATATCTCATGGGCCAAGTATGAATTTCTCATAGCTTCAAAGTCTAAGTTCTGTTCAACGCTTAGACAATGCAAACCAAAAGCGATGCCAAATGCCATTTAAAagcagttttttttttcacacgTACTATTTTTCGCTCGCAAGAGCTTAGGTGGAACGCGAATTTCATAGCACTTCTTGTCAACGGAAGACATTATAAAAGGTGATCCAAAATTCATGGTACAAATGGAAACAGAGTGATTCCATGGCTTAAAATAgaacgaaaatcaagaataacgaaattgCATGAGAGGTTTTCTTCTaaagaaaaatgcatttaagaATAAGTTTAAGTACACGTCTACTTAACTAATAACCGATGTTACCGATTCCATTATAGGACGTTGCTATGACTATTTTTACACGTTACACGTTATAAACAAAGATAATAAAGTAACCATTGTATTGTTTATTGAGCTTAGTTTATTTGTTTAGTGTAGATTTTTTAAGCAAGATATTGttcaaaatgttaacaatTTTCTCGTATACAATATTACAGCCTTCGAACTAAATATCTCACTGTTTACTGCGTATcccaaatttatatttttaccaTGTTTTAAATGTTCAAGACTCACGATGTCTTCAGAATAAACTATTCTTTTCACGTTTCCCCACAGataaaaatcgagaaaataataaaaaataatccgTGGCATCGGTTAATAATTACGCACATACgtatttaaattgattttcaaatgCATCTATCTCGAAACCGAAGCCTCCAACGCAATTACGTTATTCTTAACTCTCGTCTTGTTTTAAACCATGGAATCATCCTGACTCCATTTGTACCATGAATTTTGGACCATCCTGTATACTCACATAGGCATTTCCACTCCGGCATGTCCCCGTTACAATAGAAAACTGTGTGGGTGCGTATGTACGTGTGAAAAACAACGGCCTTCAAGTAGCAGTCGACATCGTTTTTGGTTTGCGTTGCGAGAAAATTATCTTGTAGCGTAGAAATATTCTTGTaatctttaatttatttattgttacagATCAATAGATAAGAGGGGTATTTCTGATGTAAGCATGAATCAAGAACTTCCATACATGCGTGTGGAAAATGTAGAAGGATTCGATGAGCGTTTAGTACCACAGTTTCCTGacaaattaaatcaaaataatgtaatgaGTAGACTGAGACCGGAAATTGCGGAGACGTCGTATCGCCGCCGCTAAAACCTTATTTTAACTGCCCCGCCCTTTTTGCATCTTTCACATGTCATTCTACTCGTCTTGTGATTCTATTACAGATGCACACGCATGAGTAAAATTCTATGAACTAGTAAGAAAGGTTTATGTGAATATCTTAAAATCTTGTAATTTCCACCAAGAACGACAATCATATTCGTATTAAAGGGCGGGGGGTTAAAGTAAAGTTCAATCGCGTAAGTAACGAAGGtacatataattattttttaatatctaaaGACTATAGAAGGTATAATAGAATAGGATTAATTGGGATTGTTACATATTAACCCTATATGCTCCTAGCGAAAGCTATCTGTATGGACTAAGGATGCATATATgttcgaaaataattttcttgtataatttcatttggTGTACAGGAATTACAATTATAACTTAGTTGCGCCTTGcgtatttaattaatatagtTCACATTAGCAAAAAAAAGTAACCCATCCCCAACGATCGCAACCGCTGGGTGCATGCCGTCCACGCGGATTGCTTCTACCGGAAGTATTCAGGTACTCAAAGGGTGAAATGTTAGGTTTTAGACTATAGAAAGTCTTATACAATTTGCTATTACACAAGTAtcacaaaataataattattacatatcAGTTTAATTGGTTTAAATGGTCAGAGTTAACCATGACCAAAACTTACAAAATGTATACAAGGGTATTGACCTAAATTTGATTGTATAACTTTAAACGAAAGGGTTTCATATATTAAAAACACAATTTTTTAAGAAGCAGTATAggatttaagaaataaaaataatataaaatgcaaaatttaattaaaattgaggctTTCTTTATGGTCCGTCTTCTGAAGGTTAAAGCTAAaggtttgataaaaatatctaCATAAATGTTTCAACAATATTCTTGATATAAAACTGATTGTTAACTGCAATAAACACTAGCTTataccattttttttaaatagaatttcatcaaacttATATACAAGGTGTTTGACAACAAGTAGAAcaaattttaagaaatgaTTTTAATGATCTTAAGAAATGACTGTGCCACCTGCGAGACTTTTTGTCATCGGTGGACAGTATGTGTTTGAAATATCTTTTGAATATGTAAACATGCATAAATAATCAAGGTAAagaaactaattaaaatacgCAGTGATAATGAGCGCCACATTAGGGTATCAAAATCGGCAATTTGATTATCGATCGAGGAATTGATGTTTCGACAAACTGCATTATCAATCAAAAATGCATGTGGTGAGGAGTATTCCCTATGGCTGAATGGGACGCGAAAGTAGAAATGGAGTTCTATGTTCtacattcaaaattattttattacctACATATTCGAAATGTCTTTGGATTTCtaaacatttattaaatatttcgaatatttaataatactaATGGATGCACAGCCTTATTTTTACATAGTCTTATTTTTAAACCTTCCTTAACCGTAGAAACAATCGCCATTTGCGTTAccccataaaaatgaatttaacgTTGGTAAATCAAGTGATAGAGGTAACTACAAAATCAGACCACATAATTATAGGATTACATAAAACATAAACTGATGACTATTGTTTCTATAACAAAGGAAGGTATGAAAATAACATGTATTACCTGTGCATCAGTTACTTCATtagtgttattaaatattcaaagtaATACAGTAGATGCTCGCTAATTCAATTATCATGTACTTCCCCGTAAAGAATGCCTCATACTCACTAACTGAATATTAGTAATATGTGaacaatgaatatttataaatttatgacatataaaaatataaaaagagtACTTCTAAGAATTACTTCTTAGAATTACTACGAAGAATTACTTCTAAAAAATAAGTATAACATATTCAGAATATGCaaaatgtatgaaatataagAAACAAAGGGATACTTTTGCTTagcttaaaaaaaaagaatgtgtgtttaataaataaataaagaaataaaatattatattgtagCACTTATAATAATTAAGTTTCTCTATTGAGATTAAAAGAcgtgaattttaatttcaatataacTCTATTtcaaatgtaataatatacatattctGCATCGTAAGGTATTTTATAGctaatgataaatatttaataatttcaggaaGATCATTACATACTCTGATAGAAGATGAGAAATCTGCATCTCTTTCGGATAATTTCATCCCTgaggaaaagaatttattacCACGACAAATTGCAACTGTTTGTATTTACGAGCAACAACTAATGAAAATCGATTTTAACGAATTTTAACGATTTTAGCGAatctttatttaaatcaattattttatttgaacgaCGATTATATCTCACAAGAGTTTCCATCggattatttaacaaaataaagaaaaataaattatttcttaagatttaaaagcaaattttttatatattttttaaccaaatatatatataactcaCTGTATACCtactttaaaattataaaagaaacttttacaaaattttttcaccttttttttttaatttaacctAACCCAGAATTCAACTTCCCTAATTAGCATTAAACGtgtttataattacaaatatcaCTCGTAAAGCTTAGTAGCATTTGACAAAACCATGTCGCAAAATAATTAATGCATCATTCGCACAACTGCGCATGGGCCTTGAACTTATTTATGCTAATATGTAACGATTTACACCAGAGTTAGTCTGATAACGTTTCTATACGTCGGCTAATAGGCAATTACAATTGGTTGGTCAGCGATTACGAACTGGTGAAGTAGGTCAGTCTTACCATTTTTGAAGGAGATCCGTATCGAAGAACGCACATAACCCTTATAACTTTTTTATGATGTGCTATAAATTGAATACCTCCTTTTAAGAAGCCGGCTATTAAACCCGTTATTCAATTTGCAATGCCATTTGGATCACAATTgagtattatttaaataaactttgaataaaacaattattcaaaaataaaaaatgattttggaaTATTATTGGAATTAATCTTTTATATAACTTAAatagatttttatttgaacaaaaaattattaggtacttattattaaataaattcattttattcaagTGTTACGTTCCCGTCTCCAAAAATTTCGTTATTTGGAGCTGGATGTATAGACAATGACACTTGGCATAGTCCGTCTTTTAGATTCTAGAAGACTGACTTCTAGAATCTAGAATATTTGAGACCAAGGCGATTCAAGGGCGCGGTCCCACGCAACCACGTAACGTCCGTCCCCACCATTCTTTTTACTCCAATTTTTGGGTATAAAAAGGATGGCAACGAAAGCACCTCGGGTTTGAGTAAAGTCTAGAAAGGGTTTAGTACGTGTCAGTCTCCTTCGAACTACACTTATGCATTAGTTAACCGTTGTAGTCCGTCCCCAATTTGCTCGCGTTCGTTAAATTCtcgcttcgcggaatcgaaactcaACACCTTTAGCTCAATTCACTTTATTCCCTTGATAATCTGTTATCAATATAATTGTGGTATCAGTAACGCTATTAGATAAAGGCCAATTTGAGCCTGCGCCCTGGAATGGCCTTTTTCCGAAATATGTGCAACTTCATCATTCTCCAATTGTAAAATTCCgaaattctggaatttcaAGACTTTAGAATTAAAACATTTCAGATTCCTTACATTTCGGGattcaaaaattacaaattttcaaaattgcagacttcaaaaataaaaaaattctgagattctaaaatacaaaaatatataaaagtaacaaaatttaaaactttcaaaattctaaaattcaggattttcaaaattctaaaatttctaaatttctaaaggACCTAGCCTATCCCAGAACAAGGTACAAGTTACGCCATTGTTCGGTATTCTTTGGACTTGTAACATTTAACAGGCATTTCTCATCAATTTTTGTACGCTGAATTTGAATGTAACAACCATTTTTCACTAATACTCTCGGTTTTTGATAAACTTGATTTTTgagaaaatgtacatttcatcTTTGAAAATGTGGTGCACTAGATCAGAGATAGTTGCTTAGTTTTTTACGCAAACTATTCTACAACCTCTccttaataaaataatgtaaattattatgcataatgagTCCTATAAATAACGATTAAAGTGCAAAAGAATGTTTTACCTTTAAAAGAGagttttttaattcatttcaaagaattaaaaatttgtacaaaaaaaaatagataaagCAGAATATCGCATGACActtaacgtgttaataaaaaaatcatatattcaatttatatagTACTGTTAATAGAGTACGTagttaaaatttgaatatcgTTTTAGTGGTTGGAGTGAAAATGTGTCATAAATTTGGACTATAGCGTGGTTCGAAATCCAACAAGTTGTTTGGTCGATTGGCCATAGTGCGGGATTGCTGTTATCGGTCATCACAACCATTCAGTaagagaaatttttaaaatcgaTCAATATCTTCTCTTCGTGCTACGTGACCAACACGTATTAAAGCGAATATTAATTACTCtaatataattatacatatagtCATAATTACATTTATCTAATTACATAACTGTTATTGTTAATACAAATGTAACTatatatttagaaataaataaatacggATTTATTAAGTAACTAAACCTGAAGCCTTTGAcaacggaccatggagaaaatccaaattttaatttaattttgtgtttcgtattattttcatttcctaaattttacactgatgatttaaaaatgattattttaatacataaaaccctttagtttaaaaattatacatttaacaagtAAATATccttatatacattttttaagcATGGGTCACGATTTACCGAGTTCAAGGGTTAAGCAATTTAAATACTCTAATTGTTATAAAGGCTcataaaacattatttttactgaaagttgaattattaataacatgTGAGACAATACTTCAATACTTCATATCCAAAAAAGCCTCATTGAATGTACCAAAGTATTCCATGCGCGGGGTAGAGTCGTACAATTTTCTGTTTTCAAGAAACAAAGTTTTGTTTAATAACATGATGATTTCTTATTTCATTTGCTTATATATATTgttgttataaatgtatttCAACCACATTTAATATAAACTGGTAAACAAAATTCCAAAACTGCATGTAGGATCCCGATTTTCCCCGACAATAGattctcgttatattgccataTGAGCAATTTGACATTCACATGGTTTTTAAACTAATGCTATCTCCCCACTTCCCTTCAAACGAGAGTTTAGAAGCTTGACAAATTTTCTACTTCTACAGCCCCGTaggtggcaatataacgagagtccaCTGTATTATAAAAGATACGATAACAACATGACTCTTTTCATCTTGCAATTACGTCGATCCAATTTTTATCGTGAATAACAATTTGACCATTAATACCTAATTTAATGAGATCCGGGCTAAAGTTCCGTTTGCCTGATGCTAGGGACAGGCTTGCATATTCACTTtcatgataaataaaatatttaaatcaaaataattttgattattgtttgtttaatttttaaggaTTTGTTaatgttttcaaaattataatttgagaATTCACTATTTTTCGATGCTTTTATGTGAAATggcaaaatatttctttataattcttaattttcttttcgttcAACGCTTCTTCCATTATTTATGGTAATTATAAGCCGCTGTTAAAAATTACACGCTGACCTTATGGTTGTAACCCTGAAAGGAATGAGAAATTAAACTGGAATGTTTCAATTTAGAGAGTGCATAAATCATACAGAAATCAATTACAAATCTTCTTCATGTATAGGTAATTGGTGCTTTGTACAGAACATACATATACAGTGAGTCGCGTAAGCATTTTTATCCTTTCAATTAGTAACTGAACGCGCATGATACTTTCTCCATAGAAACTC
The genomic region above belongs to Osmia bicornis bicornis chromosome 9, iOsmBic2.1, whole genome shotgun sequence and contains:
- the LOC114880687 gene encoding stress response protein NST1-like isoform X1 — protein: MKEHKSISNDKLVSLEDGLIPNIETSYVKRMVRTTNGCKQLVQCIKFLLYFELLLFVGWAFYTIMETYTVESMEHKITDSIRDSESHNSHSRQLPYEETTIIPSNFLAEMENLLQTEKTLEKTLEEQFNKQLHSVETGMNFVTTTEEPNLKKVEEDNIRAKHSPLLVTKVPRLLVEELEKDFETNESESLLPIEDALEKILKEQFKKHSVETDMNFVTTTEEPNSKKVEEDHIKAARSPLLMTNVPKLVVEELEKDFETNESESLLPIEDALEKILKEQFKKHSVETDMNFVTTTEEPNSKKVEEDHIKAARSPLLMTNVPKLVVEELDKDFETNESESLLPIENALQKTLEEQFKKQLHSIETDMNFVTTTEEPISKKVEEDHIKAARSPLLMTNVPKLVVEELDKDFETNESESLLPIENALQKTLEEQFKKQLHSIDTDMNFVTTTEEPNSKKVEGDHIKAARSPLLMTNVPKLVVEELEKDFETNESESLLPIENALQKTLEEQFKKQLHSIETDMNFVTTTEEPNSKKVEEDHIKAARSPLLVTNVPKLLVEEIEKDFETNYSESLSQIENAFDKILDELFNKQLHSGETNMNFDTTRKEPNLEKVEEDHIRAKHSPLLVTSVPRLVVEELEKDLETNESEDTNPDSSKSEDTNSDSSKSEEPSLVWNFGFLPFPNIYNIKAQSESSPNDSDKSESTEIVEELLEMDNHRATDGIDKETAVLIDQILLSLILQEARRDGQIMNISEDDMNPKLQDSTFGEQFYGMDGDDTRLMTSFQTDSGSEDWKDDSVYDDIIINRSVRENTNDRTPGDFNEQNHEFTPMIGGDFIEVNPNTNVDDIQAVIRSYLNSKQGEVGRGEIFSFPDAKSGETAKQNFEPDMSSWISGTDEVYDPPVFTGADISWAKSIDKRGISDVSMNQELPYMRVENVEGFDERLVPQFPDKLNQNNVMSRLRPEIAETSYRRR
- the LOC114880687 gene encoding stress response protein NST1-like isoform X2, yielding MKEHKSISNDKLVSLEDGLIPNIETSYVKRMVRTTNGCKQLVQCIKFLLYFELLLFVGWAFYTIMETYTVESMEHKITDSIRDSESHNSHSRQLPYEETTIIPSNFLAEMENLLQTEKTLEKTLEEQFNKQLHSVETGMNFVTTTEEPNLKKVEEDNIRAKHSPLLVTKVPRLLVEELEKDFETNESESLLPIEDALEKILKEQFKKHSVETDMNFVTTTEEPNSKKVEEDHIKAARSPLLMTNVPKLVVEELEKDFETNESESLLPIEDALEKILKEQFKKHSVETDMNFVTTTEEPNSKKVEEDHIKAARSPLLMTNVPKLVVEELDKDFETNESESLLPIENALQKTLEEQFKKQLHSIETDMNFVTTTEEPISKKVEEDHIKAARSPLLMTNVPKLVVEELDKDFETNESESLLPIENALQKTLEEQFKKQLHSIDTDMNFVTTTEEPNSKKVEGDHIKAARSPLLMTNVPKLVVEELEKDFETNESESLLPIENALQKTLEEQFKKQLHSIETDMNFVTTTEEPNSKKVEEDHIKAARSPLLVTNVPKLLVEEIEKDFETNYSESLSQIENAFDKILDELFNKQLHSGETNMNFDTTRKEPNLEKVEEDHIRAKHSPLLVTSVPRLVVEELEKDLETNESEDTNPDSSKSEDTNSDSSKSEEPSLVWNFGFLPFPNIYNIKAQSESSPNDSDKSESTEIVEELLEMDNHRATDGIDKETAVLIDQILLSLILQEARRDGQIMNISEDDMNPKLQDSTFGEQFYGMDGDDTRLMTSFQTDSGSEDWKDDSVYDDIIINRSVRENTNDRTPGDFNEQNHEFTPMIGDAKSGETAKQNFEPDMSSWISGTDEVYDPPVFTGADISWAKSIDKRGISDVSMNQELPYMRVENVEGFDERLVPQFPDKLNQNNVMSRLRPEIAETSYRRR